One genomic region from Triplophysa dalaica isolate WHDGS20190420 chromosome 23, ASM1584641v1, whole genome shotgun sequence encodes:
- the rec8b gene encoding REC8 meiotic recombination protein b yields MFYYPNVLQRHTGCFSTIWLAATKGIRISRRDYLKVNIRRTCEDIVDYVMVQVPPVHPSLPRPRFSLYLSSQLQYGVVIVYHRQCALLLEEIQQTIEDLLRSERNSRIDMPDTDRFVLNVPNSLFQLEESEWALEPFFGVMGVGCELPAPCMLPETRLFTEPSSPLVVRKEITAPKGLIATAESITIKDASLFSVLPAEFGGAELPEATAQEIDMLMEQQDQFHLGDEEDKERERATEMEKSADMDAAMVSIDQLKNSECIADEGTGHPMEVTIDRVAMEMTPPPFTLPPTTEASEKDVEQEMERSFETGSVAEHVPPKRRGRKRQLIFADQQTQISQDAMRQQINNPLIETLSDVLLSIPASRKPSAAVLLSTSCNLLIHPDLQSLWKCCSVTPAIPHPSKKRRAEDESELSEIEKERGMEWIRESSREVVRESGEAALVLSELSAGSDVPLDVSKGDKSQSDLITPTGKWSPIEEAPDKMEVIFEEHIELPQGEVRPEISDVNTSDLLRLIKGFIEHFEKVCFHSLLPPEAERITAAHLFYKMLELICARKLCVHQTEAFGDISITMNH; encoded by the exons atgttttattacccaAATGTGCTTCAGCGCCACACTGGCTGTTTCTCTACGATTTG gTTGGCAGCTACTAAAGGCATCAGAATCAGCAGAAGAGATTATCTCAAGGTCAACATCAGGAGAACATG TGAGGACATTGTGGATTATGTGATGGTCCAGGTTCCTCCGGTCCACCCCAGTCTTCCTCGACCACgtttctctctttatctttcGTCTCAACTGCAGTATGGTGTGGTCATCGTCTACCATCGGCAATGTGCTCTTCTGCTCG AGGAGATTCAGCAGACCATCGAGGATTTGCTTCGGTCAGAGAGAAACTCTCGCATTGACATGCCCGACACTGATAG GTTTGTCCTGAATGTCCCTAACTCACTCTTCCAGCTGGAGGAGAGCGAGTGGGCTCTAGAGCCATTCTTTGGAGTGATGGGTGTTGGTTGCGAGCTGCCTGCTCCCTGCATGCTACCAGAG ACTCGGCTGTTTACTGAGCCCTCATCTCCTCTGGTGGTCAGGAAAGAGATTACAGCACCCAAAG GTCTCATTGCCACTGCTGAATCGATCACCATCAAAGACGCATCTCTGTTCTCTGTGCTTCCAGCTGAG TTTGGTGGGGCAGAGTTACCTGAGGCCACAGCTCAAGAGATCGACATGCTAATGGAGCAACAAGATCAGTTCCATCTTGGGG ATGAGGAAgataaggagagagagagggcgacGGAGATGGAGAAATCTGCAGACATGGATGCTGCTATGGTCTCTATAGACCA ATTGAAGAACAGCGAGTGCATCGCAGATGAGGGGACAGGGCATCCTATGGAGGTCACAATAGACAGGGTCGCTATGGAAATGACCCCTCCCCCATTTACCCTGCCACCAACCACTGAAGCCAGTGAGAAAGATGTAGAGCAAGAGATGGAGCGCTCCtttgag ACCGGCTCAGTGGCAGAACACGTGCCTCCGAAGAGACGAGGACGCAAACGCCAACTTATCTTTGCGGACCAACAGACACAGATTTCCCAGGATGCAATGCGGCAACAAATTAACAACCCTCTGATTGAAACTCTG tCTGACGTGCTTCTGAGTATTCCTGCCTCCCGCAAGCCATCAGCAGCGGTTCTACTCAGCACATCGTGTAACT TGCTCATTCACCCTGACCTCCAGTCGCTATGGAAATGCTGCAGCGTTACGCCCGCCATCCCCCACCCCTCAAAGAAACGGCGTGCAGAGGACGAGAGCGAGCTGTCGGaaatagagaaagaaagagggatGGAGTGGATTAGAGAGTCTAGTAGGGAG GTGGTGAGAGAGTCTGGTGAAGCTGCACTTGTTCTTTCTGAGCTTTCAG ctggTTCTGACGTGCCATTGGATGTGTCTAAAGGAGACAAGTCTCAGAGTGACCTCATCACTCCCACCGGTAAATG GTCCCCTATAGAGGAGGCCCCCGATAAAATGGAGGTGATTTTTGAGGAGCATATTGAACTGCCACAGGGAGAAGTTAGGCCTGAGATAAGTGATGTCAACACCTCTGACCTCCTCAG ACTGATCAAAGGCTTCATCGAGCACTTTGAGAAGGTCTGCTTCCACTCACTGCTGCCCCCAGAGGCCGAGCGAATAACTGCAGCTCATCTGTTCTACAAAATGCTGG AGCTGATTTGTGCTCGGAAACTTTGTGTCCATCAGACAGAAGCGTTTGGAGACATCAGCATAACAATGAACCACTGA